In one Betta splendens chromosome 14, fBetSpl5.4, whole genome shotgun sequence genomic region, the following are encoded:
- the nova1 gene encoding RNA-binding protein Nova-1 isoform X2, with product MEEGEYFLKVLIPSYAAGSIIGKGGQTIVQLQKETGATIKLSKSKDFYPGTTERVCLIQGTVEALNGVHNFIAEKVREMPQSAQKPEPVSILQPQTTVNPDRVKQAKLIVPNSTAGLIIGKGGATVKAVMEQSGAWVQLSQKPEGINLQERVVTISGEPEQNRKAVEIIVQKIQEDPQSSSCLNISYSNVSGPVANSNPTGSPYANTAEVLPNAAAAAATASSLLGQAGLTGMGAFPAAMSSFSGNDLLAITSALNTLASYGYNTNTLGLGLNPAAASGVLAAVAASANPAAAAAANLLASYASDASSSAGHPATGLGGFSLGSLAAATGASNGYLNASSPLMASSLLATEKLADGAKDVVEIAVPENLVGAILGKGGKTLVEYQELTGARIQISKKGEFIPGTRNRKVTITGSPAATQAAQYLISQRITYEQGVRATNPQKVG from the exons ATGG AGGAGGGCGAGTACTTCCTGAAGGTGCTGATCCCCAGCTATGCAGCCGGCTCTATAATTGGCAAGGGTGGACAGACCATCGTGCAACTGCAGAAAGAGACGGGTGCCACCATTAAGCTGTCCAAATCCAAAGACTTCTACCCAG GAACAACAGAACGCGTCTGTCTGATACAGGGTACGGTCGAAGCCCTCAATGGTGTCCACAATTTCATTGCGGAGAAGGTTCGTGAGATGCCCCAGAGTGCCCAGAAACCCGAACCCGTCAGCATACTACAGCCACAGACCACCGTCAACCCTGACCGTGTCAAACAG GCCAAATTGATTGTGCCCAATAGCACAGCTGGGCTGATCATTGGCAAGGGTGGCGCCACAGTcaaagcagtgatggagcagtcaGGGGCTTGGGTGCAGCTCTCACAGAAGCCAGAGGGCATCAACCTGCAGGAGCGCGTTGTGACCATTAGTGGGGAACCTGAGCAGAACCGCAAGGCTGTGGAAATCATAGTGCAGAAGATCCAGGAGGaccctcagagcagcagctgcctcaaCATCAGCTATTCCAACGTATCAGGCCCAGTGGCCAACTCCAACCCCACCGGCTCCCCCTACGCCAACACGGCCGAGGTGCTGCCCAACGCAGCCGCGGCAGCTGCCACTGCCTCCAGTCTTCTAGGGCAGGCCGGTCTGACAGGGATGGGCGCCTTCCCTGCTGCTATGTCCAGCTTCTCCGGCAATGATCTGCTGGCCATCACCTCGGCTCTCAACACACTGGCCAGTTATGGCTACAACACCAACACCCTCGGCCTGGGCCTCaaccctgcagctgcttctgggGTTCTCGCTGCAGTAGCAGCTAGTGCcaacccagctgctgctgctgctgctaaccTGCTAGCCTCCTATGCTAGTGATGCCTCCAGCAGTGCGGGCCACCCTGCTACAGGCCTCGGCGGCTTCTCCTTGGGTTCTCTAGCAGCTGCTACAGGAGCTTCCAATGGTTATCTAAATGCTTCATCCCCACTGATGGCCTCCTCCCTCTTGGCAACAGAAAAGCTGGCGGATGGCGCGAAGGACGTGGTTGAGATAGCTGTTCCCGAGAATCTGGTGGGTGCCATTTTGGGGAAAGGAGGGAAGACGCTGGTAGAGTACCAGGAGCTAACAGGAGCCCGCATCCAGATCTCCAAAAAGGGAGAGTTCATTCCTGGTACTCGGAACCGTAAAGTTACCATAACAGGGTCGCCAGCCGCTACGCAAGCAGCGCAGTATCTGATCAGCCAGCGGATCACCTACGAGCAGGGCGTGCGTGCCACCAACCCACAAAAGGTGGGCTAA
- the capns1a gene encoding calpain small subunit 1a, which produces MYKILSGVVNALSNLDVDSFAPPKPPPPRMPVQYAEQRESDEERQFRKVFQQLAGDDMEVSPSELMNILNRIISKHHDLKTDGFSIESCRSMVAVMDSDSTGKLGFHEFKHLWDNIKKWQAVYKTYDRDHSGTIGADELPGAFKAAGFPLNDDLFRMIIRRYSDESGNLDFDNYIGCLVRLDAMCRAFKTLDKDNNGTIKVNVQEWLQLTMYS; this is translated from the exons ATGTATAAAATCCTTTCCGGCGTTGTTAATGCTCTAAG caacCTCGATGTAGACAGTTTTGCGCCCCCAAAACCT CCTCCACCTCGTATGCCGGTGCAATATGCAGAGCAACGCGAGAGCGATGAGGAGCGACAGTTCCGCAAAGTCTTCCAGCAGCTTGCTGGTGAT GACATGGAAGTGAGCCCAAGTGAGCTGATGAACATCCTCAATAGAATCATCTCAAAGC ACCATGACCTGAAGACTGATGGTTTCAGCATTGAGTCTTGCAGGAGCATGGTGGCAGTCATGGAT TCTGACAGCACTGGAAAACTTGGTTTCCATGAATTCAAACACCTCTGGGACAATATCAAGAAATGGCAG GCTGTGTACAAGACTTACGACAGAGATCACTCCGGGACCATTGGTGCAGACGAGCTGCCTGGCGCTTTTAAAGCTGCAG GCTTCCCTCTCAATGATGACCTTTTCAGGATGATCATCCGCAGATACAGTGATGAAAGTGGGAACCTGGACTTTGACAACTACATTGGCTGCCTCGTCAGACTTGATGCTATGTGTC GTGCCTTCAAAACTTTGGACAAGGACAACAATGGGACTATCAAAGTCAATGTTCAGGAG TGGCTTCAGTTGACCATGTATTCTTGA
- the nova1 gene encoding RNA-binding protein Nova-1 isoform X1 yields the protein MMMAGGGGAAMDHNGIYSNPSLHSLQPHMEADGADSRKRPLDAPAEEAGCTKRTNTGEEGEYFLKVLIPSYAAGSIIGKGGQTIVQLQKETGATIKLSKSKDFYPGTTERVCLIQGTVEALNGVHNFIAEKVREMPQSAQKPEPVSILQPQTTVNPDRVKQAKLIVPNSTAGLIIGKGGATVKAVMEQSGAWVQLSQKPEGINLQERVVTISGEPEQNRKAVEIIVQKIQEDPQSSSCLNISYSNVSGPVANSNPTGSPYANTAEVLPNAAAAAATASSLLGQAGLTGMGAFPAAMSSFSGNDLLAITSALNTLASYGYNTNTLGLGLNPAAASGVLAAVAASANPAAAAAANLLASYASDASSSAGHPATGLGGFSLGSLAAATGASNGYLNASSPLMASSLLATEKLADGAKDVVEIAVPENLVGAILGKGGKTLVEYQELTGARIQISKKGEFIPGTRNRKVTITGSPAATQAAQYLISQRITYEQGVRATNPQKVG from the exons atgatgatggccgGTGGTGGCGGAGCAGCCATGGACCATAACGGGATATACTCCAAccccagcctccacagcctgcAGCCCCACATGGAGGCGGACGGCGCGGACTCCCGCAAACGGCCGCTGGACGCGCCGGCGGAGGAGGCAGGCTGCACCAAGCGCACCAACACCGGAG AGGAGGGCGAGTACTTCCTGAAGGTGCTGATCCCCAGCTATGCAGCCGGCTCTATAATTGGCAAGGGTGGACAGACCATCGTGCAACTGCAGAAAGAGACGGGTGCCACCATTAAGCTGTCCAAATCCAAAGACTTCTACCCAG GAACAACAGAACGCGTCTGTCTGATACAGGGTACGGTCGAAGCCCTCAATGGTGTCCACAATTTCATTGCGGAGAAGGTTCGTGAGATGCCCCAGAGTGCCCAGAAACCCGAACCCGTCAGCATACTACAGCCACAGACCACCGTCAACCCTGACCGTGTCAAACAG GCCAAATTGATTGTGCCCAATAGCACAGCTGGGCTGATCATTGGCAAGGGTGGCGCCACAGTcaaagcagtgatggagcagtcaGGGGCTTGGGTGCAGCTCTCACAGAAGCCAGAGGGCATCAACCTGCAGGAGCGCGTTGTGACCATTAGTGGGGAACCTGAGCAGAACCGCAAGGCTGTGGAAATCATAGTGCAGAAGATCCAGGAGGaccctcagagcagcagctgcctcaaCATCAGCTATTCCAACGTATCAGGCCCAGTGGCCAACTCCAACCCCACCGGCTCCCCCTACGCCAACACGGCCGAGGTGCTGCCCAACGCAGCCGCGGCAGCTGCCACTGCCTCCAGTCTTCTAGGGCAGGCCGGTCTGACAGGGATGGGCGCCTTCCCTGCTGCTATGTCCAGCTTCTCCGGCAATGATCTGCTGGCCATCACCTCGGCTCTCAACACACTGGCCAGTTATGGCTACAACACCAACACCCTCGGCCTGGGCCTCaaccctgcagctgcttctgggGTTCTCGCTGCAGTAGCAGCTAGTGCcaacccagctgctgctgctgctgctaaccTGCTAGCCTCCTATGCTAGTGATGCCTCCAGCAGTGCGGGCCACCCTGCTACAGGCCTCGGCGGCTTCTCCTTGGGTTCTCTAGCAGCTGCTACAGGAGCTTCCAATGGTTATCTAAATGCTTCATCCCCACTGATGGCCTCCTCCCTCTTGGCAACAGAAAAGCTGGCGGATGGCGCGAAGGACGTGGTTGAGATAGCTGTTCCCGAGAATCTGGTGGGTGCCATTTTGGGGAAAGGAGGGAAGACGCTGGTAGAGTACCAGGAGCTAACAGGAGCCCGCATCCAGATCTCCAAAAAGGGAGAGTTCATTCCTGGTACTCGGAACCGTAAAGTTACCATAACAGGGTCGCCAGCCGCTACGCAAGCAGCGCAGTATCTGATCAGCCAGCGGATCACCTACGAGCAGGGCGTGCGTGCCACCAACCCACAAAAGGTGGGCTAA
- the zgc:153990 gene encoding nuclear apoptosis-inducing factor 1, whose protein sequence is MSGDAACGGMSSPVYFNQDSVIRFKKRKARFTFSEVHILLDEVRKHRMVVVGKFNRGVPTDMKKRTWAEITARVNEIGECQREIIEVIKKWSDLKCDTKRKVAAMRSGSVPNRGLNSRLSRDLNQTEKIVLQILEMDDDQSTGDFGPLGDDDDVPEEEEEMEEEDMIGMSSPNGALDMMSMPPPSSYTASGLTQSGDSSQPAYDLQCEAPPTEDTELAFGDSDDDQRDDLLHTAKPTEDHQGNNGVQKQGRPAAASGPPMSTAALPLPGQASQSTKDSMLHNASLSLQEQHATNILLETVSRSLELLSESVQQLVETQQEFVRESLQLQRETVQVLRDFTGGAIAIMHDKLNGRPAL, encoded by the exons ATGTCTGGTGACGCTGCGTGTGGAGGGATGTCTTCACCAGTTTACTTTAACCAAGACAGTGTTATCCGCTTTAAGAAGAGAAAAGCTCGTTTCACCTTCAGTGAAGTCCACATACTGTTGGATGAAGTAAGGAAGCATCGGATGGTCGTTGTAG GCAAATTCAATCGAGGCGTGCCAACAGACATGAAGAAACGCACGTGGGCAGAGATTACTGCGCGTGTCAACGAAATCGGGGAGTGCCAACGTGAAATCATTGAGGTCATCAAGAAATGGTCCGACCTGAAGTGTGACACCAAGCGCAAAGTGGCTGCCATGCGATCTGGGTCAGTGCCCAACCGGGGACTCAACTCACGTCTTTCCCGAGACCTCAATCAGACAGAGAAAATTGTGCTCCAGATCCTGGAGATGGACGACGATCAAAGCACAGGTGATTTCGGGCCACTGGGAGATGACGACGATGTgccagaggaagaagaagaaatggaaGAGGAGGATATGATAGGCATGAGTTCTCCTAACGGGGCCTTGGACATGATGTCTATGCCTCCACCGTCATCTTACACCGCTAGTGGACTTACACAGTCAG GGGACTCATCACAACCTGCCTATGATTTGCAATGTGAAGCACCTCCAACAGAAG ATACTGAACTTGCATTTGGAGATTCGGACGATGACCAAAGGGATGACTTGCTTCATACAGCAAAGCCAACAGAGGATCATCAAGGTAACAATGGCGTCCAGAAACAAGGacgacctgcagctgcttccgGGCCTCCGATGTCAACGGCTGCTCTTCCACTGCCAGGGCAGGCCTCACAGAGCACTAAGGACAGCATGCTGCATAATGCATCCCTGAGCCTTCAAGAGCAGCACGCCACCAACATCCTGCTGGAGACGGTTTCACGGtccctggagctgctgtctgagtctgtgcagcagctggtaGAGACTCAGCAGGAGTTTGTTCGCGAATCGTTGCAGCTCCAACGGGAGACGGTGCAGGTGCTCAGAGACTTCACAGGTGGAGCCATCGCAATCATGCATGATAAATTAAATGGACGGCCAGCGTTATAA